In Herbaspirillum seropedicae, a single window of DNA contains:
- a CDS encoding methylated-DNA--[protein]-cysteine S-methyltransferase yields MEYAYKRMASPAGVLKLVAKGDHLAAILWEDDDALRVRLGEMVEDEDRAVLIETEHQLREYFAGERESFDLPLHFEGTEFQRQVWSALLDIPYGQTRTYLDIARQLGNEKAVRAVGAANGRNPICIIAPCHRVIGAGGELTGFAGGLHVKKLLLAIEGISTEGRDIGQVIDPRRKAQSRRREDPNQLSLL; encoded by the coding sequence ATGGAATATGCCTACAAGCGGATGGCCTCCCCGGCCGGTGTGCTCAAGCTGGTGGCCAAGGGGGATCATCTGGCTGCGATCCTGTGGGAAGACGATGACGCCCTGCGCGTGCGCCTGGGTGAGATGGTGGAAGATGAAGACCGTGCGGTCCTGATCGAGACCGAACATCAGCTGCGCGAATACTTTGCCGGTGAACGCGAGAGCTTCGACCTCCCCTTGCATTTCGAAGGCACCGAATTCCAGCGCCAGGTGTGGTCGGCGTTGCTCGATATTCCCTATGGACAGACCCGCACGTATCTCGACATCGCCCGCCAGCTCGGCAACGAGAAAGCAGTGCGCGCCGTGGGTGCGGCCAATGGGCGCAATCCCATTTGCATCATCGCGCCCTGCCATCGCGTCATCGGCGCCGGCGGCGAACTGACCGGCTTTGCCGGCGGGCTGCACGTCAAGAAGCTGCTGCTGGCCATCGAGGGCATCTCTACCGAAGGCCGCGATATCGGCCAGGTCATCGATCCGCGCCGCAAGGCGCAGTCGCGGCGGCGGGAAGATCCCAATCAGCTGTCGCTGCTGTAA